From Schistocerca americana isolate TAMUIC-IGC-003095 chromosome 11, iqSchAmer2.1, whole genome shotgun sequence, the proteins below share one genomic window:
- the LOC124554214 gene encoding uncharacterized protein LOC124554214 has product MKKPDLKAVATEAVKHRSPKCGTLFGMQLLHKPFTPWTEEERQLSLSLFYKRPAAYEVGMKLPSKKIIQKWVSEMDIIAGTETKLFEHLVEKVKTMDESCQGCVLVFDEMSVRKCLSYCAKYDIIEVYEDFGSLRRTSKVATQSLMFLVRGLPQKWKLPVAFFTSCKQTKSDVMKQLLFVVVEKLFTLGLKVCEFNDEGQ; this is encoded by the exons ATGAAGAAGCCTGATCTAAAAGCTGTGGCAACGGAGGCTGTTAAGCATAGGTCTCCAAAATGTGGAACATTATTTGGTATGCAGCTGCTACACAA GCCTTTCACTCCTTGGACGGAAGAGGAGAGACAACTGTCGTTGAGCTTATTTTATAAACGTCCTGCCGCATATGAAGTTGGAATGAAACTACCttcgaaaaaaattattcagaagtGGGTCAGTGAAATGGATATTATAGCGGGCACAGAAACTAAACTATTCGAACATCTTGTAGAAAAAGTGAAGACAATGGATGAAAGTTGCCAAGGTTGTGTATTGGTGTTCGACGAAATGAGTGTGAGGAAGTGTCTCAGTTACTGCGCTAAGTATGATATCATTGAGGTCTATGAAGATTTTGGCAGCCTAAGACGTACGTCTAAGGTGGCAACACAGTCTCTCATGTTCCTTGTTCGTGGGCTGCCGCAAAAATGGAAATTACCTGTTGCCTTTTTTACGTCTTGTAAACAGACCAAATCTGATGTAATGAAACAGTTGCTCTTCGTTGTAGTAGAGAAACTTTTTACTCTTGGCTTAAAGGT TTGTGAATTCAATGATGAGGGACAATGA